One window of Penaeus chinensis breed Huanghai No. 1 chromosome 3, ASM1920278v2, whole genome shotgun sequence genomic DNA carries:
- the LOC125041121 gene encoding uncharacterized protein LOC125041121, with the protein MESLTRRIIITKYLAESKEQTFDMVLQTEIKNHQAVNNHHRSMKEPRKKYLRDEYLRRWTKARRTESRFLSQNKNWLDVTLVLDTEDDCFDQDHEKRSRRAENEFDIMQSERTKRRKTEELRKNCSGDQLAYAVQMKLRECGKRDAAKLCKEATLTSPTRPTKILNKVNSESQHKQLSPYHALCLQLNRGMSKATYCLMRSVQKEHNCRLFPPYARVLEAKQSCYPPGMLIDDFNMKLPLQSLLDHTARD; encoded by the exons atgGAGAGTCTAACtagaagaataattataacaaaatatctgGCAGAAAGTAAAGAACAAACTTTTGACATGGTTTTacaaacagaaattaaaaatCATCAAGCTgtcaataatcatcatcgttcTATGAAGGAACCAAGGAAAAAATATTTGCGAGATGAATATCTTAGACGCTGGACTAAAGCAAGGCGCACAGAAAGTAGATTCCTTTCTCAAAATAAAAACTGGCTTGACGTCACCCTAGTTCTTGACACAGAAGACGACTGTTTTGACCAAG ATCatgagaagagaagtaggagagcaGAGAACGAATTTGATATAATGCAGAGTGAGAGGACCaaaaggaggaaaacagaggagttGAGGAAGAACTGTTCAGGAGATCAGCTTGCCTATGCTGTACAAATGAAACTGCGGGAGTGTGGGAAAAGGGATGCTGCTAAATTATGTAAAGAAGCTACTCTCACGTCTCCAACTCgaccaacaaaaatattaaataaggTAAATTCAGAGTCGCAGCATAAACAATTATCACCCTATCATGCTCTTTGCCTACAGTTAAACAGAGGGATGAGCAAAGCTACATATTGCTTAATGCGAAGTGTGCAAAAGGAGCACAACTGCAGACTCTTTCCACCATATGCACGTGTCTTAGAAGCTAAACAGTCATGCTATCCTCCTGGAATGCTAATAGATGATTTTAACATGAAGCTTCCATTACAATCTCTACTTGATCATACAGCACGAGATTAA